A genomic stretch from Haloferax sp. Atlit-12N includes:
- a CDS encoding helix-turn-helix domain-containing protein produces MSPHQNLETKYEQCPVIKTLEEIGSRWRMTVIHVLREGDLRFNELKRASGANSQTLSRVLDDLQELGYVEREVEDGSPIAVYYSLTQKGEELLPAFDDISEWGEKWMSEDGGVES; encoded by the coding sequence ATGTCACCGCACCAGAATCTCGAAACGAAGTACGAACAGTGTCCGGTCATCAAGACGCTCGAAGAAATCGGCTCGCGGTGGCGGATGACGGTCATCCACGTGCTGCGGGAGGGCGACCTCCGATTCAACGAACTCAAGCGCGCGAGCGGCGCGAACTCCCAGACGCTCTCGCGCGTGCTGGACGACCTCCAAGAGTTGGGATACGTCGAGCGGGAGGTCGAAGACGGCAGTCCAATCGCGGTGTACTACTCGCTCACCCAGAAGGGCGAGGAACTGCTTCCGGCGTTCGACGACATCTCCGAGTGGGGCGAAAAATGGATGTCCGAGGACGGCGGTGTGGAGTCGTAG